Proteins encoded in a region of the Nitrospirota bacterium genome:
- a CDS encoding fumarate hydratase: MLKLKHGIAELYRKVATSLPSDIENELKQAHEIEDEGIAKEAMKVVLENIALARKTSRPICQDTGVPTFFVRIPQQLSQKELREIIVVATREATEKVPLRPNAVDILTDKNSGDNTGKNIPVIYFEETGEHVLTIDLMLKGSGCENAGQIYKLPAEEINAQRDLDGVRKCIIDTVFKAQGRGCPPYTLGVGIGATKDQVSVLAKRQLLRRIDERDGDEEIHALQVRLLDELNQLGIGPLGFGGKTTVIGVNIDYNHRHPASYFVDVSVCCWANRRGRLVWG; the protein is encoded by the coding sequence TTGTTAAAACTAAAACACGGGATTGCTGAACTTTACAGAAAAGTGGCAACCTCCCTGCCATCGGATATCGAAAATGAACTCAAACAGGCACATGAAATAGAAGATGAAGGGATTGCCAAAGAGGCAATGAAGGTAGTCCTTGAAAATATTGCACTTGCAAGAAAGACATCACGACCCATTTGTCAGGATACCGGAGTGCCGACATTCTTTGTCAGAATCCCGCAACAACTGAGCCAGAAGGAATTGAGGGAGATCATCGTTGTTGCCACAAGGGAGGCCACTGAAAAGGTGCCCCTCAGGCCAAATGCCGTGGATATCCTCACAGATAAAAATTCAGGGGACAATACCGGAAAAAACATCCCGGTGATATACTTTGAAGAGACCGGGGAGCATGTCCTCACGATTGATCTCATGCTCAAAGGCTCGGGATGTGAAAATGCAGGACAGATCTACAAGCTGCCGGCAGAAGAGATAAACGCCCAGAGAGACCTTGACGGAGTCAGAAAGTGTATAATTGATACTGTTTTCAAGGCACAGGGAAGGGGTTGTCCCCCTTATACCCTTGGCGTCGGGATTGGGGCAACAAAAGACCAGGTCTCTGTGCTTGCAAAGAGGCAACTGCTCAGACGGATTGATGAAAGAGACGGAGATGAAGAAATCCACGCCCTGCAGGTAAGGCTCCTTGATGAACTGAATCAGCTTGGCATAGGGCCCCTCGGATTTGGCGGCAAGACCACGGTAATCGGGGTAAATATAGACTACAACCACCGCCACCCGGCCTCCTACTTTGTGGATGTCTCGGTCTGCTGCTGGGCTAACAGGCGGGGAAGACTGGTTTGGGGATAG
- a CDS encoding NAD(P)H-binding protein → MIFIAGATGFVGRHLTRSLSSGEYRVRCLVRSDKGAGACTSPGFETTKGDITDRESLKGKLEGVRLVTHLVGIIREQGKSTFDRVHIEGTKNLVDEAKSSDVEHFFFQSALGADLRSPFKYLRTKAEAEEIVKDSGIPYTIFRPSLIIGPGDGFTENIKELLRLGPVVPVPGDGKARFQPIFIDDWVRCFLKILDGQDFINRVLEFGGPEHLSYNEILKLIMKEMGINKPIVHIPPTITKAGLPFLQVFRTLGRTVGIKMPDVSAEQIDLLQLDNITELDSVEHEFGFRPVGFEEAVKKTLTDQPDKT, encoded by the coding sequence ATGATATTTATTGCTGGAGCAACAGGTTTTGTAGGCAGACACCTTACAAGGAGTTTAAGCTCCGGAGAGTATAGGGTAAGGTGCCTTGTGAGGTCTGATAAAGGGGCCGGAGCATGCACGTCCCCTGGCTTTGAGACTACTAAAGGTGACATTACCGACAGGGAGAGTTTGAAGGGAAAACTTGAAGGGGTCAGGCTTGTCACTCATCTTGTCGGGATTATCAGGGAGCAGGGAAAGAGCACTTTTGACAGGGTCCATATTGAAGGGACAAAAAACCTTGTTGATGAAGCAAAATCCTCTGATGTCGAGCACTTCTTCTTTCAGTCAGCCCTTGGTGCAGACCTCCGCTCTCCGTTTAAATACCTTCGGACAAAGGCCGAAGCTGAAGAGATAGTAAAAGACTCCGGAATCCCCTATACCATATTCCGGCCCTCGTTAATAATAGGCCCTGGTGATGGATTTACAGAAAACATAAAGGAGCTGCTAAGACTTGGGCCTGTTGTGCCTGTGCCAGGGGATGGAAAGGCAAGGTTTCAGCCGATATTCATTGATGACTGGGTCAGATGTTTCTTAAAGATTCTTGATGGTCAGGACTTTATAAACCGGGTTCTTGAGTTTGGAGGCCCTGAGCATCTGAGTTACAACGAGATATTGAAACTCATAATGAAGGAGATGGGGATAAACAAACCCATTGTACATATCCCCCCCACTATCACAAAGGCCGGACTCCCCTTTCTTCAGGTCTTCAGAACACTTGGCAGGACAGTTGGAATAAAAATGCCGGATGTAAGTGCTGAGCAGATCGACCTTCTTCAGCTCGACAATATTACTGAGCTGGATTCTGTAGAACACGAGTTTGGTTTCA
- a CDS encoding FumA C-terminus/TtdB family hydratase beta subunit, producing MDLKRLTTPLSEEDTGSLRVGDFVMLNGMLVTGRDRVHKFLFSEKLDSKSIPFELKGAVLYHCGPIIKKEEQGYRLIAGGPTTSQRVEMYEWWVIKEYGLKGIIGKGGMGEKTLQALREEGCVYLHTISGAAVYLADRIKRVVDGWKIEEFGEPEAMWLIEVEDFPAIVTMDAHGNSLHKTITENSMKVYKELIL from the coding sequence GTGGATCTCAAACGATTAACTACCCCACTCTCTGAAGAAGATACCGGTTCATTGAGAGTGGGAGACTTTGTGATGCTGAATGGAATGCTTGTAACAGGCAGGGACAGGGTCCATAAATTTCTGTTCAGCGAAAAACTTGACAGTAAATCCATCCCCTTTGAACTCAAAGGTGCTGTACTCTATCACTGCGGGCCAATAATCAAGAAAGAAGAGCAGGGATACAGGCTTATAGCCGGCGGGCCGACAACAAGTCAAAGGGTGGAGATGTATGAGTGGTGGGTGATAAAAGAGTATGGACTGAAGGGAATTATAGGGAAAGGCGGCATGGGAGAAAAGACCCTCCAAGCACTGAGAGAAGAGGGGTGTGTTTATCTCCATACCATAAGCGGCGCTGCAGTTTATCTTGCTGACAGGATAAAGAGGGTTGTGGATGGCTGGAAGATTGAGGAGTTCGGGGAGCCGGAGGCCATGTGGCTCATAGAGGTTGAGGATTTCCCTGCAATAGTCACGATGGATGCCCATGGAAACAGTCTGCACAAGACCATTACTGAAAACTCTATGAAAGTATATAAGGAGCTGATTTTATAA
- a CDS encoding ferritin family protein, whose translation MITGKEDLIEAIVEAYAMEKGTRDFYDFAASKAKVDYAKETFTKLRDWEETHMNYLEFLHRSLQGDIETLSYEEFRKKVPATHIESGIPVKNAEELFEEKEFIDDTEAIILALEIEGKAFNFYRKLSDSAEDSNAKVIFREMMSQEEKHIDSLMSLKRTTG comes from the coding sequence ATGATTACCGGTAAAGAAGACCTGATAGAGGCAATTGTTGAGGCCTACGCAATGGAGAAGGGAACAAGGGATTTTTATGATTTTGCAGCTTCAAAGGCCAAGGTTGATTATGCAAAAGAGACTTTCACAAAACTCCGTGACTGGGAAGAGACCCATATGAACTACCTTGAGTTTTTACACCGGTCCCTTCAGGGAGATATTGAGACCCTGAGCTACGAAGAGTTCAGGAAAAAGGTTCCCGCTACGCATATTGAGTCGGGAATTCCTGTAAAAAACGCCGAAGAGCTGTTTGAGGAAAAGGAATTTATTGACGATACTGAAGCCATTATATTGGCACTTGAGATTGAGGGGAAGGCATTTAATTTTTACAGAAAACTGTCTGATTCAGCAGAGGATTCCAATGCAAAGGTAATCTTCAGGGAAATGATGTCCCAGGAAGAGAAACACATCGACTCCCTCATGAGCTTGAAGAGGACTACGGGGTGA